A single window of Nocardioides baekrokdamisoli DNA harbors:
- a CDS encoding type III pantothenate kinase, with the protein MGVLAVDVGNSHTVLGIVDDGEVHGYWQVRTDQRRTSDEWAVLLRGLIGDELAGVEGVVVCATVPAVLAEWRTMLHRHFASIPSVILEPGVRTGLPIQVDNPREVGTDRIANALAASVRYGGPAIVVDFGGTATTFDVVAASGAYVGGIIAPGIEVAAEALSRAGAQLRRVEIAKPRGVLGKNTVEAVQAGLVYGVAAQVDGLVARLITELGAEPDVVTVISTGYLADVARELCTSFTAHVPHLGLQGLELIFRRNSG; encoded by the coding sequence ATGGGAGTTCTCGCAGTAGACGTCGGGAATTCGCACACCGTCCTCGGGATTGTCGATGACGGCGAGGTGCATGGTTACTGGCAGGTGCGGACCGACCAGCGGCGTACGAGTGATGAATGGGCGGTGCTTCTGCGCGGTCTCATCGGCGACGAACTCGCCGGGGTCGAGGGCGTGGTGGTGTGCGCAACCGTGCCTGCGGTGCTCGCCGAGTGGCGGACCATGTTGCACCGGCACTTCGCTTCGATTCCCTCGGTGATCCTGGAGCCCGGCGTACGCACGGGTCTGCCGATCCAGGTGGACAATCCGCGTGAGGTCGGCACCGACCGGATCGCAAACGCGTTGGCGGCGTCGGTTCGCTACGGCGGCCCCGCGATCGTGGTCGATTTCGGCGGGACCGCGACGACGTTCGACGTGGTGGCCGCCAGCGGGGCGTACGTGGGCGGGATCATCGCCCCGGGCATCGAGGTTGCCGCCGAAGCGCTGTCGCGTGCGGGCGCCCAACTGCGTCGGGTCGAGATCGCCAAGCCGCGCGGCGTACTCGGCAAGAACACGGTCGAGGCGGTGCAGGCTGGCCTGGTGTACGGCGTCGCGGCCCAGGTCGACGGGCTGGTCGCGCGCCTCATCACAGAACTCGGCGCCGAACCGGATGTCGTCACGGTGATCTCCACCGGATATCTCGCCGATGTCGCCCGCGAATTGTGCACGTCATTCACCGCACATGTTCCGCATCTCGGCCTTCAGGGCCTCGAACTGATTTTCAGACGCAATTCCGGATAA
- a CDS encoding histone-like nucleoid-structuring protein Lsr2: MAQRVSIELVDDLDGSAADETVSFALDGTSYELDLSAANAAALREALAGYVGHARRVSSSSTRRTSSSRRPTGSSDARAIREWARANGHKVPERGRVSSEVKAAYEAAQR, translated from the coding sequence ATGGCTCAGCGCGTCAGTATTGAACTCGTGGACGATCTGGATGGATCGGCCGCCGACGAGACGGTGTCCTTCGCTCTCGACGGCACCTCGTACGAACTCGACCTCTCCGCGGCCAACGCCGCTGCCCTGCGTGAGGCGCTCGCCGGCTACGTCGGTCACGCCCGCCGGGTCAGCTCCTCCTCCACCCGTCGCACCAGCAGTTCCCGTCGCCCGACTGGCTCCTCGGACGCTCGCGCGATCCGCGAATGGGCCCGCGCCAACGGCCACAAGGTCCCGGAGCGCGGCCGCGTCTCCTCGGAGGTCAAGGCGGCGTACGAGGCTGCTCAGCGCTGA
- a CDS encoding helix-turn-helix transcriptional regulator, which translates to MRAIREYFTSVPVPYVVLAALAGAVLYLAERATPWAPFWSANNTEAAAFAHGLLALWAVGLAAAPLLAVRWPVVGALLASAPLVLGVMAEHQWPFVIYVALMVIAVVASWSRPRTAVLIALAALAPVLSVAVGRSEMIVPYGARIDAWGSGPVDVSLVVGYVVATSVIAVIAVIFRRRVGRALRKREAVQAAADTDGRADASQSTALVEAVASLSRREHEVFLELAAGRSNAEIAESLQIGVETVKSHVAEILRKLGLRDRVHAVVYAYENGLVAVRHP; encoded by the coding sequence ATGAGGGCGATCAGGGAGTACTTCACGTCTGTGCCAGTTCCGTACGTGGTGTTGGCGGCACTGGCGGGAGCAGTGCTGTACCTGGCGGAGCGCGCGACGCCATGGGCGCCGTTCTGGAGTGCCAACAACACCGAGGCCGCGGCGTTCGCTCACGGGTTGCTCGCGCTGTGGGCGGTCGGACTTGCCGCTGCGCCACTGCTCGCAGTGCGTTGGCCGGTTGTCGGCGCGCTGCTGGCGTCGGCTCCCCTGGTTCTGGGCGTGATGGCGGAGCACCAGTGGCCCTTCGTGATCTATGTGGCGCTCATGGTCATCGCAGTCGTCGCGAGTTGGAGTCGCCCGCGAACCGCGGTCCTGATCGCCCTTGCCGCGCTCGCCCCGGTGCTCAGCGTGGCGGTCGGCAGGAGCGAGATGATCGTGCCGTACGGCGCACGGATCGACGCGTGGGGTTCTGGCCCGGTGGATGTGAGTCTTGTGGTCGGCTATGTGGTGGCGACCTCGGTGATCGCCGTCATCGCCGTCATCTTCCGGCGGCGCGTCGGGCGTGCGCTCAGGAAACGTGAGGCGGTGCAGGCGGCCGCTGACACCGACGGCAGGGCCGATGCGTCACAGTCGACTGCCTTGGTCGAAGCAGTCGCGAGCCTCAGCCGTCGGGAGCACGAGGTGTTCCTTGAACTCGCCGCGGGGCGATCGAATGCGGAGATCGCAGAATCTCTCCAGATCGGGGTTGAGACCGTGAAATCACACGTCGCGGAGATCCTCCGCAAGCTGGGGCTTCGCGATCGCGTCCATGCCGTCGTCTACGCGTACGAGAATGGACTCGTCGCAGTACGTCATCCGTGA
- a CDS encoding ATP-dependent Clp protease ATP-binding subunit — protein MFERFTDRARRVVVLAQEEARMLSHNYIGTEHILLGLIHEGEGVAAKALESLDISLEAVRAQVEEIIGQGQQAPAGHIPFTPRAKKVLELSLREALQLGHSYIGTEHILLGLIREGEGVAAQVLQKLGADLNRVRQQVIQLLSGFQGKEGANGQGQQPSTSGAPEQNASTSLVLDQFGRNLTQDAREGKLDPIIGREQQIERVMQVLSRRTKNNPVLIGEPGVGKTSVVEGLAQDIVKGNVPETLKDKQIYTLDLGALVAGSRYRGDFEERLKKVLKEIKSRGDVVLFIDEIHTLVGAGAAEGAIDAASILKPMLARGELQTIGATTLDEYRKYLEKDAALERRFQPIQVPEPSVADTILMLKGIRDRYEAHHRVTITDEALVSAATLADRYISDRFLPDKAIDLIDEAGSRLRIRRMTAPADLREFDGKIEDVRQRKEAAIDGQDFEAAARLRDEEKQLINAKDEREKAWREGDLDVVAEVDEELIAEVLAVATGIPIVKLSEEESTRLLKMEDELHKRVIGQDEAVKALSRAIRRTRAGLKDPRRPGGSFIFAGPSGVGKTWLSKTLAEFLFGDEDALIQLDMSEYGEKHTASRLFGSPPGYVGYEEGGQLTEKVRRKPFSVVLFDEVEKAHPDIFNSLLQILEEGRLTDSQGRVVDFKNTVIIMTTNLGTRDIAKSVHLGFNQSGDAAGSYERMKGKVTEELKQHFRPEFLNRVDEIIVFPPLTQEQIVAMVDNMVASVDKRLKDRDMGLELTPAAKALLAERGFDPVLGARPLRRTVQREIEDSLAEKMLFGEVGPGQIVLVDVEGEGATATFTFVGQKHEAVPDVPPLEVAGGGEESPADAS, from the coding sequence ATGTTCGAGCGGTTTACCGACCGAGCTCGTCGAGTCGTTGTGCTGGCCCAGGAAGAGGCCCGCATGCTCTCGCACAACTACATCGGGACGGAGCACATCCTTCTCGGCCTCATCCACGAGGGCGAGGGAGTCGCAGCCAAGGCACTGGAGTCGCTCGACATCTCGCTTGAGGCCGTACGCGCCCAGGTCGAGGAGATCATCGGCCAGGGCCAGCAGGCGCCTGCCGGGCACATCCCGTTCACTCCGCGCGCCAAGAAGGTGCTCGAGCTGTCCCTGCGCGAGGCGCTGCAGCTCGGCCACTCCTACATCGGGACCGAGCACATCCTGCTCGGCCTGATCCGCGAGGGTGAGGGAGTCGCGGCCCAGGTCCTGCAGAAGCTCGGCGCCGACCTCAACCGCGTACGTCAGCAGGTCATCCAGTTGCTCTCGGGTTTTCAGGGCAAGGAGGGCGCGAACGGTCAGGGCCAGCAGCCGTCGACCAGCGGTGCTCCGGAGCAGAACGCGTCGACGAGCCTCGTGCTCGACCAGTTCGGCCGCAACCTGACCCAGGACGCTCGCGAGGGCAAGCTGGACCCGATCATCGGTCGCGAGCAGCAGATCGAGCGTGTGATGCAGGTGCTGTCGCGGCGTACGAAGAACAACCCTGTCCTGATCGGTGAGCCCGGCGTCGGCAAGACGTCCGTGGTCGAGGGTCTGGCGCAGGACATCGTCAAGGGCAACGTGCCCGAGACGCTCAAGGACAAGCAGATCTACACGCTCGACCTCGGTGCGTTGGTGGCAGGAAGCCGCTACCGCGGTGACTTCGAGGAGCGCCTCAAGAAGGTGCTCAAGGAGATCAAGTCACGCGGCGACGTCGTGCTCTTCATCGACGAGATCCACACGCTCGTCGGCGCCGGCGCGGCCGAGGGTGCGATCGACGCCGCCTCGATCCTGAAGCCGATGCTGGCTCGTGGAGAGCTGCAGACGATCGGTGCGACGACCCTCGATGAGTACCGCAAGTACCTCGAGAAGGACGCGGCGCTCGAGCGTCGCTTCCAGCCGATCCAGGTGCCGGAGCCGTCGGTCGCCGACACGATCCTGATGCTGAAGGGCATCCGCGACCGGTACGAGGCGCACCACCGCGTGACCATCACCGATGAGGCGCTGGTCTCCGCAGCGACGCTCGCCGACCGCTACATCAGCGACCGGTTCCTTCCGGACAAGGCGATCGACCTGATCGACGAGGCGGGTTCGCGGCTGCGGATCCGGCGGATGACTGCGCCAGCCGACCTGCGCGAGTTCGACGGCAAGATCGAGGACGTACGCCAGCGCAAGGAAGCGGCTATCGATGGCCAGGACTTCGAAGCTGCCGCTCGTCTGCGTGACGAGGAGAAGCAGCTCATCAACGCCAAGGATGAGCGTGAGAAGGCCTGGCGCGAGGGTGACCTCGACGTGGTCGCCGAAGTCGACGAGGAACTCATCGCCGAGGTGCTGGCGGTCGCGACCGGCATTCCGATCGTGAAGCTCTCTGAGGAGGAGTCCACCCGTCTGCTCAAGATGGAGGACGAACTCCACAAGCGCGTCATCGGTCAGGACGAGGCCGTCAAGGCTCTGTCGCGGGCGATCCGGCGTACGCGTGCAGGTCTGAAGGACCCGAGGCGCCCGGGCGGCTCGTTCATCTTCGCCGGCCCGTCGGGTGTCGGTAAGACGTGGCTGTCCAAGACGCTCGCCGAGTTCCTGTTCGGTGACGAGGACGCGCTGATCCAGCTCGACATGTCCGAGTACGGCGAGAAGCACACCGCGTCGCGGCTGTTCGGCTCGCCTCCGGGTTACGTCGGCTACGAAGAGGGCGGTCAGCTCACCGAGAAGGTGCGCCGCAAGCCGTTCTCGGTCGTCCTGTTCGACGAGGTCGAGAAGGCCCACCCGGACATCTTCAACAGCCTGCTGCAGATCCTCGAGGAAGGTCGCCTCACCGACTCGCAGGGTCGCGTCGTGGACTTCAAGAACACCGTGATCATCATGACCACGAACCTCGGTACCCGCGACATCGCCAAGTCGGTCCACCTGGGCTTCAACCAGAGCGGCGACGCGGCAGGGTCGTACGAGCGGATGAAGGGCAAGGTGACCGAGGAGCTGAAGCAGCATTTCCGGCCGGAGTTCCTCAACCGTGTCGACGAGATCATCGTGTTCCCGCCGCTGACGCAGGAGCAGATCGTGGCGATGGTCGACAACATGGTTGCGTCGGTCGACAAGCGACTCAAGGATCGCGACATGGGTCTGGAGCTCACGCCTGCAGCGAAGGCGCTGCTCGCCGAGCGTGGCTTCGATCCGGTCCTGGGTGCTCGCCCGCTGCGACGTACGGTTCAGCGCGAGATCGAGGACAGCCTTGCCGAGAAGATGCTCTTCGGCGAGGTCGGCCCGGGCCAGATTGTGTTGGTGGATGTCGAGGGTGAAGGCGCGACCGCGACGTTCACGTTCGTCGGCCAGAAGCACGAAGCCGTCCCGGACGTTCCGCCCCTCGAGGTCGCCGGTGGCGGCGAGGAGTCGCCCGCAGACGCGAGTTGA
- a CDS encoding HhH-GPD family protein → MSTLHAPILRWYDRHQRDLPWRSADASAWGVLVSEVMLQQTPVARVLPVWAAWMERWPTPAALAAEPTGEAIRMWGRLGYPRRALRLHAAATAIEERFDGRVPDTYEELLSLPGVGDYTAAAVASFAYGARHVVLDTNVRRVLARTVAGHEFAGASVTAAERRLAEAVLPTEDAPLWAVASMELGALVCTAANPRCGACPVADQCAWRLAGSPAYDGPPRRGQAWAGTDRQCRGRLMAVLRDADGPVHRTVLDGAWADAEQRERALAGLMSDALVEQVGPDTYALPG, encoded by the coding sequence GTGTCCACGCTGCATGCGCCGATCCTACGGTGGTACGACCGCCACCAGCGGGACCTCCCGTGGCGTTCCGCAGATGCCTCGGCGTGGGGCGTACTCGTCAGCGAGGTGATGCTGCAGCAGACTCCGGTGGCACGCGTGCTACCGGTGTGGGCGGCCTGGATGGAGCGCTGGCCGACCCCTGCAGCGCTGGCCGCGGAACCCACTGGCGAAGCCATCCGGATGTGGGGACGACTCGGCTACCCCCGTCGCGCCCTACGGCTGCACGCAGCCGCGACCGCAATCGAGGAACGCTTCGACGGACGTGTTCCGGACACGTACGAGGAACTCCTGAGCCTCCCGGGCGTCGGCGACTACACGGCGGCCGCCGTCGCCTCCTTCGCGTACGGTGCGCGCCATGTCGTCCTCGACACGAATGTCCGGAGGGTGCTCGCGCGTACCGTCGCGGGTCACGAGTTCGCCGGGGCCAGCGTGACGGCGGCCGAGCGCCGGCTTGCCGAGGCGGTGTTGCCGACCGAGGACGCCCCGCTCTGGGCGGTGGCGTCGATGGAACTGGGTGCACTTGTCTGCACGGCCGCGAACCCCCGATGCGGGGCGTGCCCGGTCGCGGATCAATGTGCCTGGCGGCTGGCCGGGTCGCCCGCGTACGACGGACCCCCACGACGTGGTCAGGCCTGGGCAGGAACCGATCGGCAGTGTCGCGGGCGGTTGATGGCAGTCCTGCGCGACGCTGACGGCCCGGTGCACCGCACCGTGCTCGACGGAGCATGGGCGGATGCCGAACAGCGGGAACGGGCACTGGCCGGACTGATGTCCGACGCGCTCGTCGAGCAGGTCGGACCGGATACGTACGCCCTCCCCGGCTGA
- the disA gene encoding DNA integrity scanning diadenylate cyclase DisA: MVTDRAEEQVRLRETLALIAPGTPLRDAFERILRGRTGALVVLGRDATVDDISTGGFELDVPFTSTGLRELAKMDGAIIVDSNKNQIVRAAVHLMPDHTIPSDETGTRHRTADRVAKQTGFPVISVSQSMQIIAAYVGETRHVLEDSGRILSRANQAIATLERYKLRLDEVAATLSALEVEDLVTVRDVAVVLQRLEMVTRIAREVEDYVLELGTDGRLVSLQLEELITGVDAERELIIRDYLPRTRKKRGATEVLDELDALSGPELVDPTNIAQIMGLATTELLDGAVAPRGFRLLAKVPRLPGAVVDRLVDHFGTLQKLLSASIDDLQLVDGVGELRARSVREGLSRLAESTILERYV; encoded by the coding sequence GTGGTTACGGACCGGGCCGAGGAGCAGGTACGCCTGCGCGAGACGCTGGCGTTGATCGCTCCGGGCACCCCCCTGCGAGACGCCTTCGAGCGCATCCTTCGCGGACGTACTGGCGCGCTTGTCGTGCTGGGTCGCGACGCCACGGTGGACGACATCTCCACCGGCGGCTTCGAACTGGACGTGCCGTTCACCTCCACTGGTCTGCGCGAGCTCGCGAAGATGGACGGCGCCATCATCGTCGACTCCAACAAGAACCAGATCGTCCGCGCCGCCGTCCACCTGATGCCGGATCACACGATCCCTTCGGACGAGACCGGCACCCGCCACCGCACCGCGGACCGCGTCGCCAAGCAGACCGGCTTCCCGGTCATCTCGGTGTCGCAGTCGATGCAGATCATTGCTGCCTATGTCGGCGAGACGCGTCACGTACTCGAGGATTCCGGCCGGATCCTGTCCCGCGCCAACCAGGCGATCGCAACCCTCGAGCGCTACAAGCTGCGTCTCGACGAGGTCGCGGCGACCCTGTCGGCACTCGAGGTCGAGGACCTGGTGACGGTCCGCGACGTCGCCGTCGTCCTCCAACGGCTCGAGATGGTCACCCGCATCGCACGCGAGGTCGAGGACTACGTGCTCGAGCTCGGCACTGACGGACGCCTGGTCTCGCTGCAGCTCGAGGAACTCATCACCGGCGTCGACGCCGAACGAGAGCTGATCATCCGGGACTACCTCCCGCGTACCCGCAAGAAGCGCGGCGCCACCGAGGTACTCGATGAACTGGACGCACTCTCGGGTCCCGAGCTGGTCGACCCGACCAACATCGCCCAGATCATGGGGCTGGCGACCACCGAGTTGCTCGACGGCGCAGTCGCGCCGCGCGGGTTCCGACTGCTGGCGAAGGTGCCGCGTCTGCCGGGTGCTGTCGTGGACCGACTCGTCGACCACTTCGGAACCCTCCAGAAGCTGCTGAGCGCGTCAATCGACGACCTGCAGCTGGTGGACGGCGTCGGCGAGCTGCGGGCCCGCTCGGTACGCGAGGGACTCAGCCGACTCGCCGAGTCGACGATCCTCGAGCGCTACGTCTGA
- the radA gene encoding DNA repair protein RadA, which yields MATAKRPRAMFRCGECGWEAAKWVGRCGECQVWGSVAEVGAPALRVAPGAVTTKAVPIGDVAVEAATSVSSGVSELDRVLGGGLVPGAVILLAGEPGVGKSTLLLEVAAQTARSGRRTLYVSGEESASQVRLRADRTGAVEAELYLAAETDLGAVLTHIEDTQPALLVIDSVQTIGTSDSDGVPGGVSQVKEVAAALVRTAKTHNITTILVGHVTKDGSIAGPRVLEHIVDVVLNFEGSRESRLRMVRSMKNRFGPVDEVGCFDLSSDGIVPVTDPTGLFLEARTIPVSGTCVAVTMEGRRPLVAEVQALVSAQETEKPRRATSGLDSSRLALILAVLQRDRRLRLSSRDVFAATVGGMRLLDPAADLAVAIALASSFSEVAVPTGVVAIGELGLAGQLRRVRDINARLDEAARLGFTHAIVPADTNSSLKKRPGLEILEAFSLPDVLDALRFRQ from the coding sequence ATGGCCACCGCAAAGCGTCCAAGAGCGATGTTCCGCTGCGGCGAATGCGGCTGGGAAGCAGCCAAATGGGTCGGCCGATGCGGCGAGTGCCAGGTCTGGGGATCGGTCGCCGAGGTCGGTGCGCCGGCGCTGCGGGTGGCGCCCGGAGCGGTGACGACCAAGGCGGTTCCGATCGGTGACGTGGCTGTGGAGGCCGCAACGTCCGTATCGAGCGGGGTGTCCGAGCTCGACCGGGTCCTGGGCGGGGGCCTCGTCCCCGGAGCAGTCATTCTCCTGGCCGGCGAGCCCGGCGTCGGCAAGTCCACCCTGCTGCTCGAGGTGGCTGCCCAGACCGCACGATCAGGACGCAGGACGCTGTATGTGAGCGGCGAGGAGTCGGCCTCGCAGGTCCGTCTGCGGGCGGACCGTACCGGTGCCGTCGAGGCGGAGCTCTATCTGGCGGCCGAGACTGACCTCGGCGCGGTGCTGACCCACATCGAGGACACGCAGCCCGCGTTGCTGGTGATCGACTCCGTGCAGACGATCGGCACCAGCGACTCCGACGGCGTGCCCGGCGGAGTCAGCCAGGTGAAGGAGGTCGCTGCCGCGCTCGTACGCACCGCGAAGACTCACAACATCACCACGATCCTCGTCGGTCACGTCACCAAGGACGGCTCGATCGCCGGCCCGCGCGTGCTCGAGCACATCGTGGACGTCGTGCTGAACTTCGAGGGTTCGCGCGAGTCACGTCTGCGGATGGTGCGCTCGATGAAGAACAGGTTCGGCCCGGTGGATGAGGTCGGGTGCTTCGATCTGTCCTCCGACGGCATCGTGCCCGTCACCGACCCGACCGGCTTGTTCCTGGAGGCACGGACCATCCCTGTATCAGGGACGTGCGTGGCCGTCACGATGGAGGGGCGTCGACCACTCGTGGCCGAGGTCCAGGCTCTCGTCTCCGCTCAGGAGACCGAGAAGCCGCGGCGTGCCACCTCCGGACTCGACAGCTCCCGCCTGGCGCTGATCCTGGCCGTGCTGCAACGCGATCGGCGTCTGCGGCTCAGTTCGCGCGACGTGTTCGCAGCCACCGTCGGCGGGATGAGGCTCCTCGATCCGGCCGCCGACCTGGCGGTGGCCATCGCCCTCGCCAGCTCGTTCAGCGAAGTTGCGGTCCCCACAGGCGTCGTGGCGATCGGCGAGCTCGGCCTGGCCGGCCAGTTGCGGCGCGTACGCGACATCAACGCGCGGCTGGATGAGGCAGCCCGACTGGGCTTCACGCACGCCATCGTTCCGGCCGACACCAACAGCTCACTGAAGAAGCGCCCCGGGCTGGAGATCCTTGAGGCGTTCTCGCTGCCGGATGTCCTCGACGCACTGCGCTTCCGACAGTAG
- a CDS encoding class I SAM-dependent methyltransferase produces MSRSPARRQAGGLPSDGDADSAPVESRSVAAGRRIEAFQPRRSPNIWDHPGTYEIENRAADPDGALWAAMSSIASWADRDVLDLGCGTGFHLPLFASTARSVVGVEPNPDLVALARRRTRRLASVDVIEGLAEQLPLADASVDVVHARWAYFFGPGSEPGLTELDRVIAPGGTALIIDNDPTRSTFGRWFAEGFPTVDAAAVESFWAERGWAREQVDMGWRFESREDLEAVVRLELPPTVAEAALVDHPGLAVDYAVNLWWKRF; encoded by the coding sequence ATGTCAAGGAGTCCGGCGCGAAGGCAGGCTGGTGGCCTGCCGAGCGACGGCGACGCAGACAGCGCACCGGTCGAGTCGCGTTCGGTAGCCGCTGGGAGGCGGATCGAAGCCTTTCAGCCGCGGCGCTCTCCCAACATCTGGGATCACCCCGGGACGTACGAGATCGAGAACCGCGCGGCCGATCCGGACGGAGCCCTCTGGGCGGCGATGTCGTCGATCGCCTCCTGGGCTGATCGGGACGTCCTCGACCTCGGCTGCGGCACCGGGTTCCATCTGCCCCTGTTCGCCTCGACCGCTCGGTCGGTCGTCGGTGTCGAGCCCAATCCTGATCTGGTCGCCCTCGCCCGACGGCGTACGCGCCGACTCGCGTCCGTCGACGTCATCGAAGGACTGGCCGAGCAACTCCCGCTCGCCGACGCGTCGGTCGACGTCGTGCACGCACGGTGGGCGTACTTCTTCGGCCCCGGCAGCGAACCCGGGCTGACTGAACTCGACCGGGTGATCGCCCCCGGCGGCACCGCCCTGATCATCGACAACGATCCGACCCGGTCGACCTTCGGGCGATGGTTCGCCGAGGGCTTCCCCACGGTCGACGCGGCCGCGGTCGAGTCGTTCTGGGCGGAGCGCGGCTGGGCACGTGAGCAGGTCGACATGGGATGGCGCTTCGAGTCGCGTGAGGATCTGGAGGCGGTCGTACGCCTGGAACTCCCCCCGACCGTCGCAGAAGCCGCTCTGGTCGACCACCCCGGGCTGGCGGTCGACTACGCCGTCAATCTGTGGTGGAAGCGGTTCTGA
- a CDS encoding VOC family protein produces the protein MRLDHISYAAGPDGLDKTAKRLGDLLGMPFQDGGIHPRFGTENKILPLRGGLYLEVVAALEHPASDKAPFGQAVKARTALGGGWMAWVLATGNMQKQEERLGRKAVDASRKLPDGSLLEWKQIGINDLIADPQLPYFLHWVSPFEMHPGNAGSDITLEALEISGDPQRVRDFMGDELDERIDYYTGQPAEDVKIQWTAEHGTPGLVAAQFRTPDGLVRI, from the coding sequence ATGCGACTGGACCACATCTCGTACGCGGCCGGACCTGACGGTCTGGACAAGACGGCCAAGCGGCTCGGGGATCTCCTCGGGATGCCGTTCCAGGATGGCGGCATTCACCCGCGCTTCGGGACCGAGAACAAGATCCTGCCTCTGCGCGGCGGTCTCTATCTCGAAGTCGTGGCGGCGCTGGAGCACCCGGCCTCGGACAAGGCGCCCTTCGGCCAGGCAGTGAAGGCCCGCACGGCACTCGGCGGCGGCTGGATGGCGTGGGTCCTGGCGACCGGCAACATGCAGAAGCAGGAGGAGCGCCTGGGGCGCAAGGCGGTGGACGCCAGCCGCAAACTGCCTGATGGTTCGCTGCTTGAGTGGAAGCAGATCGGCATCAACGACCTGATCGCCGACCCGCAGTTGCCGTACTTCCTGCACTGGGTTTCCCCGTTCGAGATGCACCCGGGCAACGCCGGCTCCGACATCACCCTGGAAGCCCTCGAGATCTCCGGTGACCCGCAGCGCGTACGCGACTTCATGGGCGACGAGCTCGACGAGCGCATCGACTACTACACCGGCCAGCCCGCTGAGGACGTCAAGATCCAGTGGACTGCCGAGCACGGCACCCCGGGACTCGTGGCTGCGCAGTTCCGTACGCCCGACGGCCTGGTGCGCATCTGA
- a CDS encoding hydroxyacid-oxoacid transhydrogenase yields the protein MCETAFTVDASRVTFGAGALAEVGPRMAAHVRAGARVALMTDPVVAAHAWPGEVAASLRDAGFDVVTYDAVGVEPTDESVLDAVAWARETRPDAYVSVGGGSVIDTAKIADLLASQPGELADYVNVPLGGGRAVAAPIRPHIACPTTSGTGSEVTGIAIFDLLSKHAKTGMSSPRLRPTEAVIDPRVTATLPPAVVAASGLDVLCHAVESLTARPYTSRPAPSPVTARLASQGANPWSDVGAEQALRVIGANLRDAVAGDEYARHQMMWAATLAGIAFGNAGVHVPHAMAYAVAGRVRDYCPEGYPQGAPLVPHGFAVAVNAPAVFRATAHTSPVRHLAAAEALGAADMATVGPDEVGEALAAAVTDLMRDIGAPNGLVGVGYTEADIPALVEGSAPQRRLLDNAPLSVGEPELAEYFRAALSCW from the coding sequence ATGTGCGAGACCGCGTTCACCGTCGATGCCTCCCGAGTTACGTTCGGTGCGGGTGCGCTGGCCGAGGTCGGTCCGCGGATGGCGGCACACGTACGCGCCGGCGCGCGGGTCGCGCTGATGACCGATCCCGTCGTGGCGGCCCACGCCTGGCCCGGTGAGGTGGCCGCCTCGTTGCGCGACGCCGGTTTTGACGTCGTCACCTATGACGCCGTCGGCGTCGAGCCGACCGACGAGTCCGTGCTTGACGCAGTGGCCTGGGCTCGCGAGACGCGACCGGACGCGTACGTGTCGGTCGGCGGCGGTTCGGTGATCGACACCGCGAAGATCGCCGATCTGCTCGCCAGCCAACCGGGCGAACTCGCGGACTACGTGAACGTACCGCTCGGCGGCGGCAGAGCCGTCGCCGCACCCATCCGGCCCCACATTGCCTGCCCCACCACCAGCGGCACCGGCTCCGAGGTCACCGGGATCGCGATCTTCGATCTGTTGAGCAAGCACGCCAAGACCGGCATGTCCTCGCCCCGACTTCGTCCGACCGAGGCGGTCATCGATCCGCGGGTCACTGCGACCCTGCCTCCGGCGGTCGTCGCCGCGAGCGGTCTGGATGTGCTCTGCCACGCGGTCGAGTCCCTGACGGCCCGTCCGTACACGTCGCGGCCGGCGCCGTCGCCGGTGACCGCGCGGCTGGCAAGCCAGGGTGCGAACCCGTGGAGTGATGTCGGTGCCGAACAGGCCCTGCGGGTCATCGGCGCCAACCTCCGGGACGCCGTGGCCGGGGACGAGTACGCGCGACACCAGATGATGTGGGCCGCGACTCTCGCCGGGATCGCATTCGGCAACGCGGGCGTGCACGTCCCGCACGCGATGGCGTACGCCGTCGCCGGTCGGGTGCGGGACTACTGCCCCGAGGGCTACCCGCAGGGCGCGCCGCTGGTGCCGCACGGGTTCGCGGTGGCCGTCAATGCTCCCGCGGTCTTCAGAGCCACGGCTCACACATCGCCTGTCCGTCATCTGGCTGCAGCGGAGGCGCTTGGCGCTGCCGACATGGCGACTGTGGGGCCGGACGAAGTCGGCGAGGCGCTGGCCGCGGCCGTCACCGATCTGATGCGCGACATCGGGGCGCCGAATGGGCTGGTCGGTGTCGGCTACACCGAGGCGGACATCCCGGCTCTGGTCGAGGGCTCCGCCCCGCAGCGGCGCCTGCTCGACAACGCCCCGCTGTCGGTCGGCGAACCCGAGTTGGCCGAGTATTTCCGGGCCGCACTGAGTTGTTGGTAG